One genomic region from Dehalobacter restrictus DSM 9455 encodes:
- the rpoN gene encoding RNA polymerase factor sigma-54: MRQIRQDIFLEQQQRLFMTTELRQAISVLQMSTLELSEYITKKIEENPFLDEDEPVAENNEVVSKTATRVNMDDLIEHFSSDSNMGHIWNEKNENDTGYEQYLSDRPSLYEQLELQLNLEIKNPADIIIGNFLIGSIDRNGYFTTELEYVSQKLNVAVERVEEVLKVIHTFYPTGVGARNLQECMLLQMRANGKDSELAEQVIQNYFQELADKKIMKIANTLSVSTKQVQEVYDLIRMLDPKPGLQFGAERNPFIWPDVTIMRDQNDYMVIVNDFDFNYLRINQTYVDILRNSNALSDDVKKYLEEKFDSALGLIRGIEQRRLNIYKVVQSIVDIQREFFDNGIEYLKPLTMSQVADLVGIHESTVSRVTCNKYVQTPRGLFALKYFFNSGVGSYDCDKISSKSVKHLIQDIINKEDPNQPLSDQDIMMMLVNKGMRISRRTVNKYRQSMGIPTNLHRKRY, encoded by the coding sequence ATGAGGCAGATACGCCAAGATATATTTCTTGAACAGCAACAGAGATTGTTCATGACCACTGAACTGCGTCAGGCAATTTCTGTATTGCAGATGTCGACTCTGGAACTAAGCGAGTATATCACAAAAAAAATAGAAGAGAATCCTTTTCTGGACGAAGATGAACCCGTTGCTGAAAACAATGAGGTTGTCAGCAAAACTGCAACCCGGGTTAATATGGACGACCTGATTGAACATTTCAGCAGCGACAGCAATATGGGTCATATCTGGAATGAGAAGAATGAAAATGACACCGGATACGAACAATATCTGTCTGATCGGCCAAGTTTATATGAGCAGCTTGAATTACAATTGAATTTAGAGATCAAAAATCCTGCGGATATTATCATTGGAAACTTTCTGATAGGAAGTATTGATCGGAACGGCTATTTTACAACAGAACTGGAATATGTCAGCCAAAAATTGAATGTTGCCGTTGAGAGAGTGGAAGAGGTCCTAAAGGTCATTCATACTTTCTATCCTACCGGCGTAGGTGCCCGAAATCTTCAGGAATGCATGCTTCTGCAAATGAGAGCAAACGGCAAGGATAGTGAGCTTGCGGAACAGGTTATTCAAAACTACTTCCAGGAGCTTGCCGACAAAAAAATAATGAAAATAGCCAATACCCTCTCCGTGTCTACGAAGCAGGTCCAAGAAGTCTATGATCTTATCAGGATGCTTGATCCCAAACCCGGACTGCAGTTTGGCGCTGAAAGAAATCCTTTTATCTGGCCTGATGTTACGATTATGAGAGACCAGAACGATTATATGGTTATTGTAAACGACTTTGATTTTAACTATTTGAGAATCAATCAGACGTATGTGGATATTCTCCGTAATTCGAATGCGTTATCCGATGATGTAAAAAAATATCTTGAAGAAAAGTTTGATTCCGCCTTAGGACTCATCCGCGGAATTGAACAAAGAAGACTAAACATTTACAAAGTTGTGCAAAGCATTGTTGATATTCAAAGAGAATTTTTTGACAATGGCATTGAATATCTGAAGCCCTTGACCATGAGTCAGGTTGCGGACCTGGTCGGCATCCATGAATCTACGGTAAGCCGGGTCACCTGCAACAAATACGTCCAGACGCCGCGCGGACTGTTTGCTTTGAAGTATTTCTTTAACTCCGGTGTGGGTTCTTATGACTGCGACAAAATAAGTTCCAAAAGTGTCAAACACTTGATCCAGGATATTATTAATAAAGAAGACCCGAACCAACCACTGAGCGACCAGGATATTATGATGATGCTTGTGAACAAAGGGATGAGGATCTCCCGGAGAACTGTCAACAAGTACCGTCAGAGTATGGGGATACCTACAAATTTACACCGTAAAAGATATTAA
- a CDS encoding HD domain-containing protein produces the protein MEKRYRVLQDIVEKELSYAAHDLDHVMRVYHLCLILAGQREDVDTEVLIPAVLLHDIARAKEDEDNSGEIDHAVLGAEMAEKILQDLNYDPDLRQEITHCILAHRFRTGHQPESIEAKILFDADKLDIIGATGIARSFMLAGQHGERLYHEVSVEEYLKENIGENGRIKDASKHTTNLEFELKLRKIPDRLYTEEAKAIARKRVRFMELFFKTLVEEVTGNK, from the coding sequence ATGGAAAAACGGTATCGGGTTCTGCAGGATATTGTAGAGAAAGAGCTGTCTTATGCGGCCCACGATCTGGATCATGTTATGCGGGTCTATCATCTTTGTTTGATTCTGGCCGGGCAGCGGGAGGATGTCGATACGGAAGTATTGATTCCGGCTGTCCTGCTTCATGATATTGCCAGAGCCAAAGAGGATGAAGATAATTCCGGAGAGATCGACCATGCCGTATTGGGTGCGGAAATGGCCGAGAAGATCCTTCAAGACCTAAATTATGATCCGGATTTGAGACAGGAGATCACACACTGTATTTTAGCGCATCGGTTCAGAACAGGACATCAGCCGGAGAGCATCGAAGCCAAAATCCTCTTTGATGCCGACAAACTTGATATCATCGGAGCAACTGGGATTGCCCGCTCTTTCATGCTTGCTGGCCAGCACGGGGAAAGACTATATCATGAGGTTTCTGTCGAAGAATATCTGAAGGAAAATATCGGTGAGAACGGCAGGATTAAAGATGCTTCCAAACATACGACCAACCTGGAATTTGAGCTTAAATTAAGAAAAATACCGGATAGGCTCTATACGGAAGAAGCGAAAGCAATCGCCAGAAAAAGGGTCAGATTTATGGAGTTATTTTTCAAGACTTTAGTGGAAGAAGTAACAGGAAATAAATAA